A region from the uncultured Macellibacteroides sp. genome encodes:
- a CDS encoding dihydroorotase, with product MKQLLIKNALIINEGRSYTGSVLVKGDKIAAIYEGTVPPEALGGGQVLDATGKWLIPGAIDDQVHFREPGVTHKGNIASESRAAVAGGVTTFMDMPNTNPQTTTLADLEWKLQRGAETSAANYSFFFGGTNDNMDEIRKVDPTRIPGLKLFLGSSTGNMLVDNPESLERIFGEAGMLIAIHAEKEEVINRNKAHYISLYGEDLDISFHSKIRDEEACYTSSAEAVALAKRLNTRLHILHLSTAKEMELLDNSLPLSEKQITGEVCVHHLWFTDADYAAYGNRIKWNPAVKTLADREALIEAVNNNKIDIVATDHAPHLLSEKEGSCLKAASGGPLVQHSVVAMLELAKQGRFTVEKVVEKMAHMPAELFKIDRRGYIRPGYYADLVLVDPAAPWTVDKDNILYKCGWSPFEGYTFHHKIYRTFVNGQLVYNNGVIDDSVRGMEVAYLV from the coding sequence ATGAAGCAGCTATTGATAAAAAATGCCCTCATTATTAATGAAGGACGTTCATATACAGGCTCTGTCCTGGTTAAAGGAGATAAAATTGCCGCTATTTACGAAGGAACTGTTCCTCCCGAAGCATTAGGAGGAGGTCAGGTGCTTGATGCTACAGGTAAATGGTTGATTCCGGGAGCAATTGATGATCAGGTTCATTTCCGCGAACCAGGTGTTACGCATAAGGGAAATATTGCCAGCGAAAGCCGTGCGGCTGTTGCCGGAGGGGTTACTACCTTTATGGATATGCCAAATACCAACCCGCAGACTACTACCTTGGCTGATCTGGAATGGAAACTGCAGCGTGGTGCTGAAACATCGGCTGCCAACTATTCGTTCTTTTTCGGTGGAACAAATGATAATATGGATGAGATCCGGAAAGTGGATCCGACTCGTATTCCTGGTCTTAAATTATTTTTGGGTTCTTCTACCGGTAATATGTTGGTGGATAACCCCGAAAGTCTGGAACGTATCTTTGGCGAAGCAGGTATGCTGATTGCTATTCATGCCGAAAAGGAAGAGGTTATAAACCGGAACAAGGCGCATTATATATCTCTTTACGGCGAGGATCTGGATATTTCGTTCCATAGCAAAATACGTGACGAAGAGGCTTGTTATACTTCTTCGGCCGAGGCAGTGGCATTGGCGAAAAGATTGAATACACGTTTGCATATACTGCATCTTTCTACAGCCAAAGAAATGGAATTGCTTGATAACAGCCTCCCATTATCTGAAAAGCAGATTACCGGCGAAGTCTGTGTGCATCACCTTTGGTTTACCGATGCCGATTATGCTGCGTACGGAAACCGTATTAAGTGGAACCCCGCGGTGAAAACGCTTGCCGACCGCGAAGCGCTGATTGAAGCGGTTAATAATAACAAAATTGATATTGTAGCAACCGACCATGCGCCGCATCTGCTTTCCGAAAAAGAAGGAAGTTGCCTTAAAGCGGCTTCCGGCGGACCGCTAGTCCAGCATTCTGTAGTTGCCATGTTAGAGTTGGCAAAGCAGGGTCGCTTTACTGTGGAAAAGGTGGTAGAAAAGATGGCTCATATGCCGGCGGAATTATTCAAAATAGACCGCAGAGGGTATATTCGTCCGGGTTATTACGCCGACTTGGTTTTGGTTGATCCGGCTGCTCCCTGGACGGTGGACAAGGATAATATCCTTTACAAATGTGGCTGGTCTCCTTTCGAAGGATATACCTTCCATCATAAGATTTATCGAACATTTGTTAATGGTCAGTTGGTTTACAACAACGGGGTAATAGACGATTCTGTTCGCGGTATGGAAGTTGCTTATCTGGTGTAA
- the rbsK gene encoding ribokinase, with the protein MDIKLPELHKILVVGSSNTDMVIKADHLPRPGETILGGTFFMNPGGKGANQAVAAARLGASVSFICKTGSDIFGHQSQQLFEQEGIDTSFIFSDSRNPSGVALITVDSQAENCIVVASGANANLKPADLMSALKGIEEADIVLMQLEIPMETVEYVARVACESHKTVILNPAPAQALSKELLRNLTIITPNETEAEMISGVKITDMASATEAARVISNMGVDQVIITLGAKGALVYTDGLAQEVAAFKVEAVDTTAAGDVFNGALAVAISEERSLKEAVRFAAKAAAISVTRIGAQSSAPYRNEVDVFC; encoded by the coding sequence ATGGACATTAAATTACCAGAATTACACAAAATATTGGTCGTAGGCAGCAGCAACACCGATATGGTTATTAAAGCAGACCATTTGCCCCGTCCGGGCGAAACAATTTTGGGCGGAACATTCTTTATGAATCCCGGAGGAAAGGGGGCGAATCAAGCAGTTGCCGCAGCCAGGTTAGGGGCCAGCGTATCTTTTATATGCAAAACAGGAAGCGATATTTTTGGTCACCAGTCTCAACAATTGTTCGAACAGGAGGGTATTGATACCTCTTTTATATTTTCTGATTCAAGAAATCCTTCGGGAGTAGCTTTAATTACTGTCGATTCGCAAGCCGAGAATTGTATTGTAGTAGCATCGGGTGCCAACGCCAATCTGAAGCCTGCCGACTTAATGTCCGCGCTCAAAGGAATTGAAGAAGCAGACATTGTGTTGATGCAGCTCGAGATCCCCATGGAAACAGTCGAGTACGTTGCCCGGGTGGCCTGCGAAAGTCATAAAACCGTAATATTGAATCCGGCGCCTGCACAAGCGTTAAGTAAGGAATTGCTCCGTAATCTCACCATTATTACGCCCAACGAAACGGAAGCCGAAATGATTTCGGGCGTAAAGATAACCGACATGGCTTCGGCAACCGAAGCCGCGCGGGTAATCAGCAACATGGGAGTGGATCAGGTAATCATAACCTTGGGAGCAAAGGGTGCGCTGGTATACACCGACGGACTTGCCCAAGAGGTAGCGGCCTTTAAAGTGGAAGCCGTTGATACTACTGCTGCAGGCGACGTTTTTAACGGAGCATTGGCAGTGGCTATATCCGAAGAACGCTCTTTGAAAGAGGCTGTACGCTTTGCAGCCAAAGCGGCAGCCATTTCGGTAACGCGGATTGGCGCCCAATCATCGGCACCTTATAGAAACGAAGTAGACGTATTTTGCTAA
- a CDS encoding ADP-ribosylglycohydrolase family protein codes for MKKTLLSAVCLTALLSIETGCSGSGSPAQEKGTAKVTLSKEVLLDKIKGGWAGQTIGCSFGGPTEFKYNGTMVQDYVPIDWNEGSITWWYDNFPGLYDDVYMDLTFVEVFDRLGLDAPADSFAMAFATAGYTLWHANQSARYNILQGIMPPQSGHWLNNPHADDIDYQIEADYAGLMSPGMPNAASAISDKIGHIMNYGDGWYGGVYVGAMYSQAFVSDDVEFVVTEALKSIPEKSTFYKCMADVIKWHKQYPDDWKQTWFECEKKWSQDIGCPDGVFVPFNIDAVINSAYIVIGLLYGEGDFYKTMDIATRCGQDSDCNPASAAGILGTMLGYSKIPDYWMKPLKKVEDRNFAYTDISLNKTYQMSFDQAQKVIKQNGGTIEGDSITIVCQRPEPVRYEKAFENMYPTGKIAINKQIGEVGEVTFEGTGIVFRGYLQCADASYVGKAEMYIDGKLVETVNLPASYTTRRNDLFWKYQLPKGKHTVSFKWLNPKAGASVNYGEAVVYSDAPLQIVHQPQTK; via the coding sequence ATGAAGAAAACATTATTATCGGCTGTTTGCCTTACAGCTTTACTGAGTATTGAGACGGGATGTTCCGGCTCCGGTTCGCCTGCACAGGAAAAGGGTACTGCGAAGGTGACACTCTCGAAGGAGGTGTTGCTGGACAAGATTAAAGGCGGATGGGCCGGACAAACCATCGGTTGTAGTTTTGGCGGTCCCACCGAGTTTAAGTACAATGGCACCATGGTACAAGATTATGTTCCCATTGACTGGAACGAAGGAAGCATTACCTGGTGGTACGATAACTTTCCTGGTTTATACGACGATGTTTATATGGATCTTACCTTTGTGGAAGTGTTTGATCGGTTAGGACTGGATGCACCGGCCGATTCGTTTGCAATGGCTTTTGCAACGGCTGGCTACACACTGTGGCATGCCAATCAGTCTGCCCGATACAACATTCTTCAGGGAATAATGCCTCCCCAGTCGGGTCATTGGTTAAACAATCCGCATGCCGACGATATCGATTACCAGATTGAAGCAGATTATGCCGGATTAATGTCGCCGGGTATGCCTAATGCAGCTTCGGCTATTTCTGATAAGATTGGTCATATTATGAATTATGGCGATGGCTGGTACGGCGGTGTTTACGTGGGTGCCATGTATTCGCAGGCCTTTGTGTCGGACGATGTGGAGTTTGTTGTTACCGAAGCGCTGAAAAGCATTCCCGAAAAAAGTACTTTCTACAAATGTATGGCAGATGTGATTAAATGGCACAAGCAGTACCCGGACGACTGGAAGCAGACTTGGTTTGAGTGCGAAAAGAAATGGAGTCAGGATATCGGTTGTCCCGACGGCGTATTTGTTCCTTTTAATATAGACGCAGTAATAAACAGTGCTTACATTGTAATTGGCTTGCTATACGGAGAAGGCGATTTTTATAAAACCATGGATATTGCAACGCGATGCGGACAAGATTCTGACTGTAATCCGGCTTCGGCTGCTGGTATTCTGGGTACCATGCTTGGATACAGTAAAATTCCCGATTACTGGATGAAGCCGCTTAAGAAGGTGGAAGACCGAAACTTTGCCTATACCGATATCTCGTTGAATAAAACCTATCAGATGAGTTTTGATCAGGCACAGAAGGTGATTAAGCAAAACGGAGGAACGATTGAGGGCGACAGCATTACGATTGTTTGTCAGAGGCCGGAGCCTGTACGTTACGAAAAAGCTTTCGAAAACATGTATCCTACCGGAAAAATTGCCATAAATAAGCAAATTGGTGAAGTAGGAGAGGTGACTTTCGAAGGAACAGGAATCGTATTCAGAGGATACCTCCAATGCGCTGATGCAAGCTATGTAGGTAAAGCCGAAATGTATATTGACGGTAAACTGGTGGAAACGGTTAATCTTCCTGCTTCCTATACAACTCGTCGTAACGATCTGTTCTGGAAATATCAGCTGCCAAAAGGGAAACATACCGTTTCATTCAAATGGCTTAATCCCAAGGCCGGAGCCTCTGTCAATTACGGAGAAGCTGTAGTCTACTCTGATGCTCCGTTGCAAATAGTTCATCAACCTCAAACTAAGTAA
- a CDS encoding multidrug DMT transporter permease produces MYIVQNYPLAILFCVITMFCWGSWGNTQKLASTTWRYEYFYWDYVIGVLLFSLISAFTLGSTGAEGQSFLENLSKADNNSLGSAFLGGVIFNAANILLAAAIAICGLSVAFPVGIGLALVLGVLINYFGAAKGEPLYIFVGVVFIVIAILMNALAYRKASAGVKQDSASSSAGDKKTSATQSAQAKKVLTKGILLSVACGIIMSLFYRFVVASMDMENFAAPAAGKLTPYTAVVIFALGVFASNFIFNTFAMKRPVSGDPIPVSGYFKGKPITHMVGMLGGIIWCVGQSFSMIASEKAGAAISYGLGQGATLVSAAWGIFIWKEFKDAPAASGKLNAGMFVFFLIGLAFLIYAGA; encoded by the coding sequence ATGTATATAGTACAAAATTATCCGTTAGCCATTCTGTTTTGTGTGATTACCATGTTCTGTTGGGGGTCGTGGGGAAATACGCAGAAATTGGCATCCACCACGTGGAGATATGAATATTTTTATTGGGATTATGTAATTGGAGTTTTGCTCTTTTCGCTAATCTCCGCATTTACATTGGGCAGTACGGGCGCCGAAGGGCAAAGCTTTCTTGAAAACCTTTCCAAAGCCGACAATAACAGTCTGGGCAGTGCCTTTCTTGGTGGCGTAATCTTTAATGCAGCCAATATTTTGTTAGCAGCCGCCATAGCGATCTGCGGTTTGTCTGTTGCCTTTCCGGTTGGCATCGGACTGGCTCTTGTGTTAGGTGTACTAATCAACTATTTTGGCGCAGCCAAGGGCGAACCTTTGTATATTTTCGTGGGAGTTGTCTTTATTGTGATAGCTATCCTGATGAATGCGCTGGCTTACCGAAAAGCCTCTGCGGGAGTAAAGCAGGATTCTGCCAGTTCCTCCGCCGGAGATAAAAAGACGAGTGCAACGCAGTCTGCGCAAGCAAAAAAGGTTTTAACCAAAGGTATTCTATTGTCTGTTGCCTGTGGTATCATAATGTCACTCTTTTACCGCTTTGTGGTTGCTTCGATGGATATGGAGAACTTTGCGGCCCCGGCTGCAGGAAAGCTTACTCCTTATACGGCTGTAGTGATCTTTGCGTTGGGTGTGTTTGCCAGTAATTTTATCTTCAATACCTTCGCCATGAAAAGACCTGTATCCGGAGATCCCATACCTGTATCGGGCTACTTTAAAGGGAAACCAATCACACACATGGTAGGAATGCTTGGTGGAATAATCTGGTGCGTGGGACAGTCGTTCAGTATGATTGCATCCGAGAAAGCGGGTGCTGCCATTTCGTACGGCTTGGGACAAGGAGCTACACTTGTATCGGCAGCATGGGGAATCTTTATATGGAAGGAGTTTAAAGATGCTCCTGCAGCTTCGGGTAAACTAAATGCAGGAATGTTTGTGTTCTTTCTTATTGGACTGGCTTTCCTTATTTATGCCGGAGCTTGA
- the rluF gene encoding 23S rRNA pseudouridine(2604) synthase RluF, with amino-acid sequence MEIRLNKLICESGLCSRREADKMIEQGRVLVNDRIAEVGTKVYFRDFVKVDGIPLKRREETVYIALNKPPGITCTTDPTERDNVVDFVNYPSRIFNIGRLDKPSEGLLLLTNDGSIVNKILRESNDHEKEYIVTVDKPITAEFAQRMANGVSIMGIMTKKCKFVQETDTRFQITITQGLNRQIRRMCEALGYDVLKLKRTRIMNIRLDKLPSGEWRFLTTEELTTLNDLLVNSVETAAPAKKKAPTKKKTEEPESKAPRKTSARNTYSASSTDNKASKSSTRNSKSGAGTRGDRSFKTSKSGSNAGTSGGRTGKSYSKPGGRAGKPSGGSRSGSTGGGSRKPSSGRR; translated from the coding sequence ATGGAAATCAGATTAAACAAACTTATTTGCGAATCAGGATTATGTTCTCGTCGTGAAGCCGACAAAATGATAGAACAGGGTCGTGTCCTCGTAAATGATCGAATTGCAGAAGTAGGCACGAAAGTTTACTTCAGAGACTTTGTAAAAGTCGACGGCATTCCTTTAAAAAGAAGAGAAGAAACTGTATATATCGCTCTAAACAAGCCTCCGGGCATTACTTGCACAACCGATCCGACGGAACGGGATAATGTGGTCGATTTTGTAAACTATCCTTCGCGTATATTCAATATCGGCCGGCTGGATAAGCCTTCCGAAGGACTCTTACTCTTAACCAACGACGGCAGTATCGTTAACAAGATCCTTCGAGAGTCGAACGATCATGAAAAAGAATACATCGTAACTGTAGATAAACCCATTACAGCAGAGTTTGCCCAACGAATGGCTAATGGAGTTTCCATAATGGGCATAATGACTAAAAAGTGTAAGTTTGTACAAGAAACAGACACTCGTTTTCAGATTACAATCACACAAGGATTGAATCGCCAGATCAGACGCATGTGCGAAGCCCTTGGCTATGATGTATTAAAGCTTAAACGCACGAGAATTATGAATATCAGGCTGGATAAACTTCCTTCCGGCGAATGGCGGTTCTTAACTACCGAAGAACTTACTACATTAAACGATCTTCTGGTCAATTCCGTTGAAACGGCAGCGCCAGCAAAGAAAAAAGCTCCAACTAAAAAGAAAACAGAAGAACCTGAATCCAAAGCACCAAGAAAAACATCGGCAAGAAATACGTATTCGGCTTCGTCTACTGATAACAAAGCCTCTAAATCCTCAACAAGAAATAGCAAATCCGGAGCAGGAACCCGGGGAGACAGATCATTCAAAACCTCTAAATCCGGATCAAATGCAGGTACGAGCGGAGGCCGAACAGGCAAAAGCTACTCGAAACCCGGTGGAAGAGCCGGTAAACCGAGCGGAGGAAGCCGTAGCGGCTCAACAGGAGGCGGTTCTCGTAAACCCTCATCAGGAAGAAGATAA
- the rpiB gene encoding ribose 5-phosphate isomerase B, producing MKKLGICSDHAGYELKEYLKQVLDDKGIAYQDFGTYSAESSDYPDFAHPMALAVEAGEVYPGIAMCGSGNGIAMTLNKHQGIRAAISWEAELARLGRAHNDANVVVLPARFISREEAKKVVEAFLETPFEGGRHEKRICKIPV from the coding sequence ATGAAGAAATTAGGAATTTGCAGTGACCACGCTGGTTACGAGCTGAAAGAGTATCTCAAGCAAGTACTGGACGATAAGGGTATTGCCTATCAGGATTTTGGAACTTATTCTGCCGAAAGCAGCGATTATCCCGACTTTGCCCATCCTATGGCACTTGCCGTGGAAGCCGGCGAGGTATATCCCGGAATTGCTATGTGCGGATCGGGCAACGGAATCGCCATGACACTGAACAAGCATCAGGGAATTCGTGCTGCCATTAGCTGGGAAGCCGAGTTAGCCCGCTTGGGAAGAGCTCACAACGATGCGAATGTTGTGGTATTGCCTGCTCGTTTTATCAGCCGTGAAGAAGCAAAGAAAGTGGTTGAAGCTTTCCTTGAAACTCCTTTTGAAGGTGGTCGTCACGAAAAAAGAATTTGTAAAATACCAGTTTAA